The sequence GGGGCAAGGATGAGGGCAAGTTTGGGTGGCTGGGATGAGGTTGTGCAGACAGAGTGGCAGAGTGGGTAGGCTATATTGCAAGCAGAATGACTGGAGTCTGAGTCTAGATTGCCTGAACAGACGAGCTGCAAGGGGGTTCAGGGTCCTGACTGAGGCTGTGTGGGCACAGGGTTACAGGAAGGAGTGAGGGGCCTGCTGAGTTTAGGCAAGCAGGCAGGGATCAGGGGCCGTGCTGAGCTTGTGTGGACAGATGGGCCTCAGGCCGAGGTAGTGCAGGCGTCGGGGACTCACCTTGTCGAAGTGCGGCCAGGTGCGCAGCTGGTTGAAGAGCCCGTCGCCCGGGCAGTCAGTGCGCACGAGCTGGCGGTGGCCGAGCAGCGCGTAGTCTGGCCGCAGGAAGCCGGCGCGCACAGCGCAGCGCGGGAGCTCGTCGCGCACCGCGCGCAGCGCGGCCTCTGCGGGCCGGTCCGCAGTGTAGTTGCCTATCAAGGCCACGCCGAAGCCGCGGGAGTTGTGGCCGAGTGTGTGCGCACCCACCCAGTGCCAGCCGCGGCCCTCGTACACGTAGCCGTCTGAGCCCACCACGAAACTGCgaggagagaaggaagcatgCACCACTTGGCGTGAGGCCCCGTCTCTCATCTGGCCCTCTACCCCAGTTTCCGCACCTGTGCCAAGGGCCGCCGCCACCCCAAGTCCCGCCCGGTCGCGCTGACTCTACCCCGTCCAGCCGTGTCCCACTCCCCGACCTAATGCCACCCCAGAAACCGTCCCGTTTCTCTGGATCTACCCCCAACATTGGCCTCATCTCTTTCTACCCAGCTCCCTCCCCATTGTCTCAAGTCCAACTCCTGCCCAATTCAGAGCCCTTTTCTGTCTTAGGTCATATCCCATCACTGCCCCGTCCCAGACTCAGCCGCTACCACAGGTCCTGCTCCTCTCCCAAGTCCGGACTCCTTTCCTAGTTCCCACCCCAAACTCAGGAATCCACTGTTGAGCTATTTCTGCTCCATGTTAAGGCCCGGATCCTAGTCTAGGCCGCTCCCCTCTCCACACTGGCTCCACCCACCCTAAACTCCTTGCCAGCTTGGCTCAGGTCCAAACCCCGCCCCCCTCAGTCAGGCTCTGCGCCCCCAGGCTCTACACTGCACCACCACTTGGTCCGCCCTGCCAGCGACTTGCAGGTTGCCGCCCACCTGTAGCCTATGTCGTCCCAGCCGCGAGTATACTGGTGGAAGCGCTGCATAGAGCGCATGTCGGCGGCGCAGCGCTCAAAGTCCGTGCAGGGTGACGCGGGCACGTATGTGTGGTGTACATACAAGAACCCGAGCGGCAGCTGCAGTGGCTTCGGGCGGCCCTGGTACGGGGCCGCGACCCAGCGGCAACGTGGGTGGATGGCTGGACACCCTGAGAGGAAGAGAGTCCAGCACGGGAGTAAGCAAGCGTTTCTCTGCCTGCCGCCTCCTCCCACACTAAGAGCGCATATAAGGATCATCCCTTCAGTCTCTTCCCAGATTTGGGGACAGTTCAGTCTCACACCACACTGGCCCCCATTGGGATCTAACTTAACTAAATCTACCAGCATCCTAGTCCTGTTGGCCTCCCAGCCAAAGCCCTTATTTACCCCTCTGGAATCCCCCAGTCCTAGATCCTCCTGACCTGTGGGGCACTGAGAATGTCTGTATATATGAGAAGGAGCATTACAGGGGGTGGGGGCCCTTCTCACCTAGGAAGGCCTCAGTGAACTCCTTGGTAGCATGGGTGGCCACCTGTGCCAGCTGTTCTTGGCTCATACCCTGAAGTTGAGGGTGTGCTGGCTCCAGCCTCTGCAGCAGGATGAGGGCCCCCCATACCTGCTGGGTCAGAATGGGAGTTGGAGTCAGAGCAGCTCCGTTCTGCCGTCGGAAGTTGCTGCGAAATCCTGGGTCTCCTGCTACCCCGGCTCCGTAGTACTGGCTCAGCAGGTGGCTGAGGGGTGGCCGGGGCTCAGGGGACCGGCTCAGGTAGTCTCCAAGGAGGGCCCCATCCAGGGCACCATTGAGGAAGGCCGTGGTGAGGGTTGATGCTTCAGGGTCCAGGAGCGTGAAGGTCCGGGGAAGAGAGAGCTGGTCCCAGCAACCCTCAGTTCCCAGTGAATGGCTCCAGGTCTGAGGGCCCTGGAGGAAGTTCAGGCCCAGGTCTCTGGCCAGGGTGACCACTAGGAGGCTGTCCACAGTGGTTGGGAACTTGGCTTTGGTATCTGCTGAGGAGGCTTGGACATCTGGAGAGGTGACTTGGACATCTAGATCTGTGGCTCTAACGTTTGGAGACACAGCTCCGACATCTGCCCAGGTGACATCTGAAGAGGTATCCCTGAGTCCTGGGGAGGTGGCTCTTACATCAGGAACCGTGGCTCCAAAGTCAGGAAAGGTGACGCCAGCGTCCGGAGGGGTGCCCGTGCTGTCTAAGGGCAGGTTTACGACCCTGTTCCCCTGCAGCCCTGCCTCCAGCCCTGCCAGAAGAGGCTCCACAGCCACGGTTGAGCCATCGGGTGCCAGCACCACCCCGCATTCCTTCCCGTCCCACACACCATGTCTCGCCACCTCCATGGTCAGGCCTTGAAGCTCTGGGCTCAGTGAAGGAGGATCCAGCATGGTGGTCTTGAGACTCTGCTCCTCCAGCAAGAAGTGTTGGAGAGGGTTGTGGGCACAAGAGTCCTGGGCTGACAGCAGCCATGAAGAGGCAGTGTGGCCAGCCTCGGTGGCTGGTGCCTTCTGCTCGAGCTCAGCCAGTGCCTGGATGACAGAGTCCATGAGCAGGGGCAGGGTCGCTGAAGGAGGAGGGATGGTATTAGCCCAGCAGCCCAGCACCACCTGTTACTGAGCCTCCCCCTGCCGTTTCTACATCTTCTCAATGCCCCCTGCCTTCGTTGGACAATCTTA comes from Tursiops truncatus isolate mTurTru1 chromosome 3, mTurTru1.mat.Y, whole genome shotgun sequence and encodes:
- the PGLYRP2 gene encoding N-acetylmuramoyl-L-alanine amidase, which produces MVVQAILWILYGLLLQPEPGTATLPLLMDSVIQALAELEQKAPATEAGHTASSWLLSAQDSCAHNPLQHFLLEEQSLKTTMLDPPSLSPELQGLTMEVARHGVWDGKECGVVLAPDGSTVAVEPLLAGLEAGLQGNRVVNLPLDSTGTPPDAGVTFPDFGATVPDVRATSPGLRDTSSDVTWADVGAVSPNVRATDLDVQVTSPDVQASSADTKAKFPTTVDSLLVVTLARDLGLNFLQGPQTWSHSLGTEGCWDQLSLPRTFTLLDPEASTLTTAFLNGALDGALLGDYLSRSPEPRPPLSHLLSQYYGAGVAGDPGFRSNFRRQNGAALTPTPILTQQVWGALILLQRLEPAHPQLQGMSQEQLAQVATHATKEFTEAFLGCPAIHPRCRWVAAPYQGRPKPLQLPLGFLYVHHTYVPASPCTDFERCAADMRSMQRFHQYTRGWDDIGYSFVVGSDGYVYEGRGWHWVGAHTLGHNSRGFGVALIGNYTADRPAEAALRAVRDELPRCAVRAGFLRPDYALLGHRQLVRTDCPGDGLFNQLRTWPHFDKNVKPRTARRASR